One region of Chryseobacterium sp. C-71 genomic DNA includes:
- a CDS encoding ATP-binding protein, giving the protein MKKISSVMGNRRFSYFIILTFIAGSLLLIAVQINSAKNTKELIRNNNRLLNELRSSNHLREIDRDILGVESRIRASIATNDTTHLEGIDQKINQIENFLDSLSKDNSDDVEERWIHRLSVLAMEKKTTKDKLLLRYHTLGNMDDQTSIANPRARKISNEITSITAKIYESRKLNMIDLSKKSEEMGQKARLYDISLLVLLILSGSIVGYHILRQFNRQRLLIQELDVTEKKASVAAQTKENFLANMSHEIRTPLSGILGFTNLLQKRSLDETSKEFVSSIQRSGENLMAIINDILDLSKIEAGMMRITAGIFSINGLINSVETLFLERAKEKGITISSKVNAAIPDTLNGDATRLTQILVNLIGNAIKFTHQGKINIEVFTQSKTQNQITLGFTISDTGIGIEKEKLDEVFERFNQGEDSITRNFGGTGLGLSIVKNLIVLQNGNIEVSSEPGKGTTFSFYIPYEISEEQIKTVHPVDPDYFKDKSNAPLRVLVVDDNAINQSLMKHLLSQWNINFDIANNGLEAVEFLRNNDCDLVLMDIQMPQMDGYAATQQIREVLKLDTPIIAMTAHALAGEREKCLSRGMNEYISKPINEEELFKLISNFGLTEANDPGKKASKTETDFQFIKLSYVKSISGGDTSFEKTVTEQFIANVPPHLEELESAYENLDFTTVKLRAHDLKSSISIMGLLPLLEENLNLLEKTTEKNPPTEQALENLKDSIHFALQEAGTFLQSL; this is encoded by the coding sequence ATGAAAAAAATATCCTCAGTAATGGGAAACAGACGGTTCAGTTATTTCATCATCCTCACTTTCATTGCGGGTTCTCTCCTGTTGATAGCAGTTCAAATCAATTCGGCTAAAAACACCAAAGAACTCATTAGAAATAACAACCGACTTCTCAACGAACTACGTTCGAGCAATCATTTGCGTGAAATCGACCGTGATATTTTGGGCGTTGAAAGCAGAATCCGAGCTTCTATCGCGACCAACGACACGACTCATCTCGAAGGAATTGACCAAAAAATAAATCAGATAGAAAACTTTCTCGATTCACTATCCAAGGACAATTCAGACGACGTTGAAGAACGGTGGATTCACAGACTGAGCGTTCTTGCAATGGAAAAGAAAACAACGAAGGATAAATTACTGCTCCGTTATCACACGCTTGGAAATATGGATGACCAGACTTCCATTGCCAATCCACGAGCAAGAAAAATTTCCAATGAAATAACAAGCATTACTGCTAAAATCTACGAAAGCCGAAAACTAAATATGATTGACCTCAGCAAAAAGAGCGAGGAAATGGGACAAAAAGCAAGATTATACGATATCTCTTTATTGGTTCTTTTGATTTTAAGCGGTTCAATCGTTGGGTATCACATTCTTCGTCAGTTCAACAGACAACGTTTACTCATTCAGGAATTGGATGTTACGGAGAAAAAAGCTTCAGTTGCCGCACAGACCAAAGAAAATTTCCTTGCCAATATGAGCCACGAAATCAGAACACCTTTAAGTGGAATTTTGGGCTTTACCAACCTTTTGCAGAAAAGATCTTTGGATGAAACGTCAAAAGAATTTGTCTCATCAATCCAACGTTCGGGAGAAAACCTGATGGCGATTATTAATGACATTTTAGACTTATCAAAAATTGAAGCCGGAATGATGCGCATTACAGCAGGAATATTCAGTATCAATGGTTTAATCAACTCTGTAGAGACTCTTTTTCTGGAAAGAGCCAAAGAAAAAGGAATCACAATATCCAGCAAAGTCAATGCTGCCATTCCTGATACTTTAAATGGCGACGCCACGAGACTGACCCAGATTTTGGTCAACCTCATCGGCAATGCGATCAAATTTACGCATCAGGGGAAAATAAATATCGAAGTTTTCACCCAATCCAAAACTCAAAACCAGATTACACTCGGATTTACAATTTCTGATACAGGAATAGGCATCGAAAAGGAAAAACTGGATGAAGTCTTCGAAAGATTCAACCAGGGCGAAGATTCCATTACCCGAAACTTCGGCGGAACAGGTTTGGGCCTGTCGATTGTTAAGAATTTAATCGTTTTGCAAAACGGCAATATCGAAGTCAGCAGCGAACCCGGCAAAGGCACAACCTTCAGTTTTTATATTCCGTATGAGATTTCCGAAGAGCAGATTAAAACAGTACATCCTGTAGATCCTGATTATTTTAAAGATAAATCGAATGCGCCGTTGCGGGTTTTGGTAGTGGATGATAATGCCATCAATCAAAGCCTGATGAAACATCTTCTGTCCCAGTGGAACATTAATTTTGATATCGCAAACAACGGTCTGGAAGCGGTAGAATTTCTCAGAAATAACGACTGTGATTTGGTTTTAATGGACATCCAAATGCCACAGATGGACGGCTACGCAGCAACCCAACAGATCCGTGAAGTTCTTAAGTTAGACACTCCTATCATCGCAATGACTGCACACGCTTTGGCCGGCGAACGGGAAAAATGCCTGAGCCGTGGTATGAATGAATATATTTCAAAACCCATCAACGAGGAAGAATTATTTAAGCTCATCTCCAATTTCGGTCTCACGGAAGCGAATGATCCCGGGAAGAAAGCATCAAAAACTGAAACAGATTTTCAATTTATCAAGTTGAGTTATGTGAAATCGATAAGCGGTGGAGATACTTCCTTCGAAAAAACCGTGACAGAGCAGTTTATCGCAAACGTTCCGCCACACTTGGAAGAATTAGAATCGGCGTACGAAAATCTTGATTTCACAACCGTAAAACTCAGGGCGCACGATCTCAAATCCAGCATTTCCATAATGGGATTACTTCCCCTATTGGAAGAAAATCTGAATCTTCTGGAAAAAACGACAGAGAAAAATCCGCCTACTGAACAGGCTCTCGAAAACCTGAAAGACAGCATTCATTTTGCTTTACAGGAAGCCGGGACATTTTTACAATCACTTTAA
- a CDS encoding cupin domain-containing protein produces the protein MKTESLSFKYELEKKEPRTNDGGTTRGASVKDFPASIGIAGVSMRLQPGSMRELHWHANAAEWAYVISGTVRTTIIHPDGHSYTDNFEPGDVWYFPKGYGHSIQATGTEECHFILIFDNGNFSEDHTFSVTDFVSSVPPEIVAQNLNLTLEEVAALPQKEAYFAAGIIPDEMSFVAEARPNESDIELTSFHRYPLHSQQPRIVPGGGLQRLVTSKEFPISSTMSGSILELQPGALREMHWHPNADEWQYFISGQAEMSVFLAESTCVTEQFSAGDVGYVPMGAGHYIKNTGDTICKILIGFNSGHYESIDLSQWLSGNPKDVVITNFGLKEGEIEKFPTEKVFIQPKK, from the coding sequence ATGAAAACTGAATCACTTAGCTTCAAATACGAATTAGAAAAAAAAGAACCAAGAACCAACGATGGCGGAACGACAAGAGGTGCTTCTGTAAAAGATTTCCCTGCTTCTATTGGTATTGCGGGAGTTTCGATGAGACTGCAACCAGGAAGTATGAGAGAATTACACTGGCACGCCAACGCTGCTGAATGGGCTTACGTGATTTCGGGAACGGTTCGCACAACGATTATCCATCCTGATGGTCACAGCTACACCGATAATTTTGAACCGGGCGATGTTTGGTATTTCCCAAAAGGTTACGGTCACTCGATTCAGGCGACTGGAACGGAAGAATGTCATTTTATTTTGATTTTTGATAACGGTAATTTTTCTGAAGACCACACGTTCAGCGTGACCGATTTTGTTTCAAGCGTACCACCTGAAATCGTTGCTCAGAATTTAAATTTAACTTTAGAAGAAGTAGCGGCCTTGCCTCAGAAAGAAGCCTACTTCGCAGCGGGAATTATTCCTGATGAAATGTCTTTCGTTGCTGAAGCTCGTCCGAATGAATCTGACATCGAATTAACGAGCTTCCACCGTTATCCTTTGCATTCCCAACAGCCGAGAATCGTTCCGGGCGGAGGTTTACAGAGATTGGTAACAAGTAAAGAATTTCCTATCAGCAGCACGATGTCTGGTTCTATTTTGGAATTGCAACCGGGAGCTTTGAGAGAAATGCACTGGCATCCCAATGCGGACGAATGGCAGTATTTTATTTCAGGACAAGCGGAAATGTCAGTTTTCTTAGCGGAATCTACTTGTGTTACAGAACAGTTCAGTGCAGGAGATGTGGGCTACGTTCCAATGGGAGCCGGACATTATATCAAAAATACAGGCGATACCATTTGCAAAATTCTGATTGGATTCAACAGCGGACATTATGAATCTATTGATTTAAGCCAATGGCTTTCAGGAAATCCGAAAGATGTTGTCATTACTAATTTCGGTTTAAAAGAAGGCGAAATTGAAAAATTCCCGACTGAGAAAGTTTTCATTCAGCCTAAGAAATAA
- a CDS encoding ABC transporter ATP-binding protein, with the protein MSLQIINLTKKFAEQTALNNINISIEKNEIIGLLGPNGAGKSTLMKSIVGALKIDEGEIIFNGKNISENEIESKKNIGFLPENNPLYLEMYVKEYLQFVANIHKISEARVDEVIELVGITPEKSKKISQLSKGYKQRIGLAQAIIHQPDLLILDEPTNGLDPNQIIEIRNVVKEIGKEKTVLLSTHIMQEVEALCSRVILIHKGNILQDCAIEEFKGKFDSLEEAFASYTQNHVVEVDD; encoded by the coding sequence ATGTCTCTTCAAATAATCAATTTAACCAAAAAGTTTGCTGAGCAAACTGCACTCAACAATATTAACATTTCAATTGAAAAAAACGAAATCATAGGTCTTCTTGGCCCAAACGGAGCCGGAAAATCTACACTGATGAAATCTATTGTGGGTGCTTTGAAAATTGATGAAGGTGAAATTATTTTTAACGGAAAAAATATTTCTGAAAACGAAATCGAAAGCAAAAAAAACATCGGTTTCCTTCCGGAAAACAATCCTCTGTATTTGGAAATGTATGTGAAAGAGTATCTGCAATTTGTTGCCAATATTCACAAAATTTCTGAAGCGAGAGTAGATGAGGTCATTGAATTGGTAGGAATTACTCCCGAAAAATCAAAGAAAATCAGCCAGCTATCTAAAGGTTACAAACAGAGAATAGGTTTGGCTCAGGCGATTATTCACCAACCTGATTTATTGATTCTGGATGAACCTACCAACGGTCTTGACCCTAATCAAATCATCGAAATCAGAAACGTAGTAAAAGAAATCGGTAAAGAGAAAACAGTTTTGCTTTCTACACACATTATGCAGGAGGTTGAGGCACTTTGCTCTAGAGTAATTTTGATTCACAAAGGAAATATTCTGCAGGATTGCGCAATTGAAGAATTTAAAGGGAAATTTGACAGTCTGGAGGAGGCTTTTGCGAGTTATACGCAGAATCATGTAGTTGAGGTTGATGATTAA
- a CDS encoding NADH:flavin oxidoreductase/NADH oxidase: MNLFSPITLRNLTLKNRIVVSPMQQYSAKNGVPGNWHLVHLGSRAVGGAGLIITECTAVSPEGLATLSDVGIWSDEQKNAWKNIVDFVHEQDAKIGIQLWHSGGKGSLKHPNEGMKPLTKEEGGWTVKSSSPTAMNGVIPKELTVDEIQELKLKFVDAAIRAVDAGFDTIELHAGHGYLFHQFYSAVINKRQDEYGGSLENRIRFLVETVGEVRKAIPNGMPLLVRISAVDYLEAPDAWKLDDSIILSKILKENGVDFITASGGGFANVSKDRVFSGYQVPFASIIKKQTVIATGAVGMITEAVQANDIIVNDEADLVVIAREHLRDPYFALHSAKELDIETDIPWQYKRAF; encoded by the coding sequence ATGAATTTATTCTCACCCATAACGCTCCGCAATCTGACTTTGAAAAACAGAATTGTAGTATCGCCAATGCAGCAATACAGCGCAAAAAACGGCGTTCCCGGAAACTGGCATCTGGTTCATTTGGGAAGTCGTGCCGTTGGTGGCGCAGGTTTAATCATTACCGAATGTACAGCAGTTTCGCCCGAAGGTTTAGCCACTTTAAGCGATGTCGGAATCTGGAGTGATGAACAAAAAAATGCCTGGAAAAATATTGTAGATTTCGTACACGAGCAGGATGCAAAAATAGGAATCCAGCTGTGGCATTCTGGTGGAAAGGGCAGCCTGAAACACCCCAATGAAGGTATGAAACCACTCACGAAAGAAGAAGGCGGATGGACGGTAAAATCATCCTCACCCACTGCAATGAATGGTGTGATCCCCAAGGAGTTGACGGTGGATGAGATTCAGGAACTGAAGTTAAAATTTGTTGATGCTGCAATTCGGGCGGTAGATGCAGGATTTGACACCATAGAATTGCACGCCGGTCACGGTTATCTTTTTCATCAGTTTTATTCTGCCGTCATCAACAAAAGACAGGACGAATATGGCGGAAGTCTTGAAAATAGAATCCGTTTTCTGGTAGAAACGGTGGGCGAAGTGAGAAAAGCAATCCCAAACGGAATGCCTTTGCTGGTCAGAATTTCAGCAGTCGATTATCTGGAAGCGCCCGATGCGTGGAAATTGGATGACAGCATCATCCTTTCAAAAATCCTGAAGGAAAACGGTGTCGATTTTATAACTGCATCCGGCGGCGGATTTGCCAATGTGAGCAAAGACAGAGTTTTTTCGGGTTATCAGGTTCCGTTTGCATCCATTATAAAAAAGCAGACTGTCATTGCCACAGGTGCAGTCGGGATGATTACCGAAGCTGTGCAGGCAAACGACATTATTGTGAATGATGAGGCAGATCTGGTGGTGATTGCCAGAGAACACTTGCGGGATCCTTATTTTGCCCTTCATTCAGCAAAGGAATTGGATATCGAAACCGACATTCCGTGGCAATATAAAAGAGCTTTTTAA
- a CDS encoding alpha/beta fold hydrolase translates to MSTLKLKDGTEIFYKDQGEGPVLMFHHGWPLSSDDWDAQVIFFLQKGYRVVTHDRRGHGRSSQDIYNHTIEQYASDAAELVEFLDLKDVVHIGHSTGGGEVIRYVNKYANGRAKKAVLISAVPPIMVASDSNPDGVPMSVFDGIRDQTLNNRQQFYIDLTFPFYGYNREGADVKEGVQRNWWRQGMMGGIVAHYDGIKAFSETDFTEDLKNVDIPVLVLHGEDDQIVPYQNAALKSIKLLKNGTIKTYLGFPHGMPTTEAATINKDLLEFIEA, encoded by the coding sequence ATGAGCACACTAAAATTAAAAGACGGAACAGAGATTTTTTACAAAGACCAAGGCGAAGGACCAGTTTTGATGTTTCACCACGGATGGCCTTTATCATCAGACGACTGGGATGCACAGGTGATTTTTTTCCTGCAAAAAGGTTATAGAGTGGTGACGCACGACAGAAGAGGTCACGGCCGTTCCAGCCAGGATATTTACAATCACACGATTGAGCAATACGCTTCTGATGCAGCGGAATTGGTAGAATTCTTAGATTTGAAGGATGTAGTTCACATCGGTCACTCAACTGGCGGTGGCGAAGTAATCCGTTATGTGAATAAATATGCGAATGGAAGAGCGAAAAAAGCAGTTTTAATCAGTGCTGTTCCGCCAATTATGGTAGCGAGCGACAGCAATCCGGATGGTGTTCCGATGTCGGTTTTTGATGGCATCAGAGACCAGACTTTAAACAACAGACAGCAGTTTTATATTGATTTGACTTTCCCATTTTATGGTTATAACAGAGAAGGCGCAGATGTGAAAGAAGGCGTACAGAGAAACTGGTGGAGACAAGGAATGATGGGTGGAATCGTTGCTCATTATGACGGGATCAAAGCGTTTTCTGAAACTGATTTTACAGAAGATTTGAAAAATGTTGATATTCCGGTTTTGGTTCTTCACGGTGAAGATGACCAGATTGTACCTTACCAAAATGCAGCTTTGAAATCAATCAAATTATTGAAAAACGGAACGATAAAAACGTATCTTGGTTTCCCTCACGGAATGCCGACTACGGAAGCAGCAACGATTAATAAAGACCTTTTAGAGTTTATTGAAGCTTAA
- a CDS encoding antibiotic biosynthesis monooxygenase, producing MENPGASVVITHHILNGKQQEYEKWLEEIVPITKHSEGFIDLQIVRPIPDLTFVYTVIIRFDTINNLKNWIESDSRKKMIEKANPYFRKNDRYQIKSGLDFLFNSENEGRKVPVRWKQYLVTWSAIYPLSILIPLVSIPFLRLLKIPANHYSDGLINSGIIVFMMVFVVMPNYTKLIRKWLYK from the coding sequence ATGGAAAATCCAGGCGCATCTGTAGTAATTACCCATCATATTTTGAATGGAAAACAACAGGAATATGAAAAATGGTTAGAAGAAATTGTTCCCATCACAAAACATTCGGAAGGTTTTATCGATTTGCAGATTGTACGTCCGATTCCTGATTTGACTTTTGTTTATACCGTTATTATCCGTTTTGATACCATCAATAATTTAAAAAACTGGATAGAATCTGACAGCCGGAAAAAAATGATTGAAAAAGCGAATCCTTATTTCAGAAAAAATGACAGATACCAGATAAAATCCGGTTTGGATTTCCTTTTTAATTCAGAAAATGAAGGCCGAAAAGTTCCAGTCCGCTGGAAGCAGTATCTTGTCACCTGGTCTGCGATTTATCCTCTATCAATATTGATTCCCCTTGTTTCAATTCCGTTTTTGAGATTACTGAAAATCCCTGCAAACCATTATTCCGATGGTCTTATAAACTCCGGAATCATCGTGTTTATGATGGTTTTTGTGGTAATGCCAAATTATACGAAGCTGATCAGGAAATGGCTTTATAAATAA
- a CDS encoding redoxin domain-containing protein produces the protein MLQKNDVAPDFTLYATPDQKITLSEFKGKNVILAFYPADWSPVCSDQMALYNETLKFFHKYDAEIFGISVDSKWCHLAFAQSRNLHFPLLADFEAKGEIAKKYGVYDEEEGECKRALFVINKDGIIEWSYLSPTAINPGADGILEALETLNTK, from the coding sequence ATGTTACAGAAAAACGATGTTGCTCCAGATTTCACTTTGTATGCAACGCCCGACCAGAAAATTACACTCTCAGAATTCAAAGGAAAGAATGTCATCCTTGCTTTTTATCCCGCCGACTGGAGTCCGGTTTGCAGCGACCAGATGGCTTTGTACAATGAAACTTTAAAGTTCTTTCATAAATATGATGCCGAAATCTTCGGAATTTCTGTAGACAGCAAATGGTGTCATCTGGCATTTGCACAATCAAGAAATTTACATTTTCCTTTACTCGCAGATTTTGAGGCTAAAGGAGAAATTGCTAAAAAATACGGCGTTTACGACGAGGAAGAAGGCGAATGTAAAAGAGCACTTTTCGTCATCAACAAAGATGGTATTATCGAATGGAGTTATCTGTCACCAACGGCTATCAATCCTGGTGCAGACGGAATTTTAGAAGCTTTAGAAACCCTTAACACAAAATAA
- a CDS encoding DsbA family protein, whose translation MSLKPNVSQADHVQGNANAELVIVEYGDYQCPYCGAAYPVLKELMEEYGSQVKFVFRNFPLSEMHQYARPAAIAAEAANQQGKFWEMHDAIYENQRDLNENLLMKLAEQLKLNIPQFEKDLESTELAEKVDADFESGIMSGVNGTPSFFVNGKKFDGGAEDLFELLRENTES comes from the coding sequence ATGTCACTAAAACCAAACGTCAGCCAGGCTGACCACGTACAAGGCAATGCAAACGCCGAACTTGTGATTGTAGAATACGGCGATTATCAATGTCCATACTGCGGCGCCGCTTATCCGGTTCTGAAAGAATTGATGGAAGAATATGGAAGTCAAGTCAAATTTGTTTTCAGAAACTTTCCTTTGTCTGAAATGCACCAATATGCAAGACCAGCGGCCATCGCAGCAGAAGCAGCCAATCAACAAGGGAAATTCTGGGAAATGCACGATGCGATTTATGAAAATCAGAGAGATTTGAATGAAAACTTACTGATGAAGTTGGCAGAACAATTAAAACTGAACATTCCTCAATTTGAAAAGGATTTGGAAAGTACAGAATTAGCTGAAAAAGTAGATGCAGATTTTGAAAGCGGGATTATGAGCGGCGTGAACGGTACGCCTTCTTTCTTTGTGAATGGAAAGAAATTCGATGGCGGTGCGGAAGATTTGTTTGAGCTTTTGAGGGAGAATACTGAGAGTTAA
- a CDS encoding DUF3817 domain-containing protein, giving the protein MINIYRKTALIEGISYLILLFIAMPLKYIFNISEAVKYFGWIHGVLFLVFMVILVATALKYRWSLVRVIIYIIGSVLPFVPFILDKKLKEEYSQS; this is encoded by the coding sequence ATGATCAATATCTATCGTAAAACAGCTCTTATTGAAGGCATCTCCTACTTGATTTTACTTTTTATTGCAATGCCATTAAAATATATTTTTAATATTTCTGAAGCTGTGAAATATTTTGGATGGATACATGGAGTATTATTTCTTGTTTTTATGGTTATTCTCGTCGCAACAGCACTAAAGTACAGATGGAGTCTTGTGAGGGTTATTATCTACATAATAGGTTCTGTTTTGCCTTTCGTACCTTTTATATTAGATAAAAAATTAAAAGAAGAATATTCGCAAAGCTGA
- a CDS encoding YoaK family protein: MNHSVIKTSTVVSSDSIKIQERLVIFLALIAGYIDATGLIQWKTYVSFMSGNTTSLGAAISTGKSGIIITSVTVISCFLLGIYAGTCLSLWKRIKNQILTFYLVSGILIFYSIIAYFYDINNWTSIAIVGFSMGMMNTIVTSVGNQKVNTDFVTGTLNSLARNTAMLSMTKDKDKKEEYKSNSIHLLLLWIGFITGAFIAPFLLDYFGKWTLMIPALSLIICGLLISKINFKN; this comes from the coding sequence ATGAATCATTCTGTCATCAAAACAAGCACTGTTGTTTCATCTGATTCGATTAAGATACAAGAGAGATTGGTCATATTCTTAGCTTTGATTGCAGGATATATCGATGCAACAGGGTTGATACAATGGAAAACCTACGTCTCTTTTATGAGTGGAAATACAACTTCATTGGGAGCGGCCATTTCAACGGGTAAATCTGGAATCATTATCACATCAGTTACAGTCATTAGTTGTTTTTTATTGGGAATTTACGCCGGAACCTGCCTTTCATTATGGAAGAGAATTAAGAACCAAATATTAACTTTTTATCTTGTTTCCGGAATTCTCATTTTCTATTCAATTATTGCTTATTTTTATGATATTAATAATTGGACATCCATTGCAATTGTCGGATTTTCAATGGGAATGATGAATACGATTGTGACTTCGGTCGGAAACCAAAAAGTAAATACGGATTTCGTGACAGGAACTCTGAACAGCTTGGCAAGGAACACCGCAATGCTTAGTATGACCAAAGATAAAGATAAAAAAGAAGAGTATAAATCTAATTCGATTCATCTTTTACTCTTGTGGATTGGATTTATAACAGGTGCATTTATCGCTCCTTTCCTGCTCGATTATTTTGGAAAATGGACTTTGATGATTCCTGCTTTATCACTAATAATTTGCGGATTACTGATTTCAAAAATTAACTTTAAAAACTAA
- the ade gene encoding adenine deaminase, producing MKFTVKANLIDIISRETYPAEISILNKKIASIKRIKETLDTYILPGFIDAHVHIESSMLVPSEFARIAVKHGTVGTISDPHEIANVLGVAGVDYMIENAQHFPFHFYFGAPSCVPATQFETAGAIIDSNDIDQLLSRKEIVYLAEMMNFPGVIYNDEEVLKKIAFAKKHGKPIDGHAPGLMGEGMKTYFDAGITTDHECFGHTEALEKLKHGVKIMIREGSAAKNFDTLIPLLKDFPEQIMFCCDDKHPDNLIESHINDHVKRALKAGHDLYDILRAASYNVVKHYNLPIGLLQPGDNADFIEIDSIENFNILKTYINGELVAENGNSFIQSVEAPVANNFNCNLKQPSDFKIKSESDTIRVIEALDGQLITHEIQSKTLVINGFAESNTEEDILKIAVVNRYNDAPVATAFIKNIGLKNGAIASCVAHDCHNIVVVGTNDDDICKAVNAIIRAKGGISLATETEELVLELPIAGIMTNLPAEEVAELYIKLDLSAKALGSKLRAPYMSLSFMALLVIPELKLSDKGLFNGKSFEFTDVFVKDK from the coding sequence ATGAAATTTACAGTCAAAGCAAATTTAATTGATATCATTTCAAGAGAAACGTATCCCGCAGAAATATCTATTTTAAATAAGAAAATTGCATCAATAAAGAGAATTAAAGAAACATTAGACACTTATATTTTACCCGGGTTTATCGATGCACACGTTCATATCGAAAGCAGCATGCTCGTACCTTCAGAATTTGCCCGAATTGCCGTAAAACACGGAACTGTAGGAACAATTTCTGATCCGCACGAAATAGCCAATGTTTTAGGCGTTGCGGGTGTCGATTATATGATTGAAAATGCTCAGCATTTTCCATTTCATTTTTATTTTGGAGCTCCGTCTTGCGTACCGGCGACTCAGTTTGAAACTGCAGGAGCTATAATTGATTCTAATGATATTGACCAGCTATTGAGTAGAAAAGAAATTGTTTACTTAGCTGAAATGATGAATTTCCCGGGCGTTATTTATAATGATGAAGAGGTTTTAAAGAAAATAGCCTTTGCTAAAAAACACGGCAAACCCATCGATGGTCACGCTCCGGGATTAATGGGAGAAGGAATGAAAACCTATTTCGATGCCGGAATAACGACAGATCACGAATGTTTTGGCCATACCGAAGCTCTTGAAAAGCTGAAACACGGGGTGAAAATAATGATCCGAGAAGGAAGTGCTGCCAAAAATTTCGACACGTTAATTCCATTGTTAAAAGATTTTCCGGAGCAGATCATGTTTTGTTGTGATGACAAACATCCCGATAATTTAATTGAATCCCACATCAATGATCATGTAAAACGTGCTTTGAAAGCCGGTCACGACTTATATGATATTCTTCGTGCCGCATCTTATAATGTTGTAAAACACTATAATTTACCCATTGGTTTATTACAGCCTGGCGATAATGCAGATTTTATTGAAATTGATAGTATTGAAAACTTCAATATTTTAAAAACCTACATCAATGGTGAATTGGTTGCAGAGAACGGAAACTCTTTCATTCAATCCGTTGAAGCACCCGTTGCGAATAATTTTAACTGTAATTTAAAACAACCATCCGATTTTAAAATTAAAAGTGAAAGCGATACCATTCGTGTGATTGAAGCTCTTGACGGACAATTAATCACGCATGAAATACAATCAAAAACTTTGGTCATTAATGGTTTTGCAGAATCAAATACCGAAGAAGATATTCTAAAAATTGCTGTAGTCAACCGATATAACGACGCTCCCGTTGCCACAGCTTTTATTAAAAATATTGGTTTAAAAAACGGAGCTATCGCATCCTGTGTTGCACACGATTGCCACAATATCGTTGTCGTTGGTACCAATGACGATGATATTTGTAAAGCCGTGAACGCCATCATCAGAGCAAAAGGCGGAATATCTTTAGCCACAGAAACAGAAGAATTGGTTTTAGAACTACCAATTGCCGGAATTATGACCAATCTTCCGGCCGAAGAAGTTGCGGAATTATATATTAAATTAGATCTAAGTGCAAAAGCGCTTGGAAGCAAATTACGAGCACCCTACATGAGCTTGTCTTTCATGGCACTTTTGGTTATTCCTGAATTAAAACTGAGCGATAAGGGTCTATTTAATGGTAAAAGCTTCGAGTTTACGGATGTTTTTGTGAAAGATAAATAG